Proteins from a single region of Paenibacillus sp. BIHB 4019:
- a CDS encoding sensor histidine kinase: MISLTFLHQWFKGHLNESNLRTKLLLLFTVLILLPLSLQGMVTYRHFLATVNHKTEQFTIDIVQQINTNLDRMLKDLERLSLMPLYDQMVLSILAKYNGPMGSGTWALSDDYLKMKLYTSGQAYNRPEIRGIHLISNSGILFSNVDAMSADAVWDSRRDSWFSELNQSDGEWTIIPPHEPSYYSSPSSESYISVARVIREPKTLVRLGYMIIDVKVEAFGHILSNLNFEREASLLIVDERQRFIFERVEEGGVSAYGELLEDGQLQEMRNRQKKKLGSREYLFVQHHSSYTGLSVISLTPIAVIQKESHEMMTFTLWFAAVCVGMVTGLAVLLSYRITKPLIELKKAMARAEQGNFNKRVTMLSNDEFGLLGRGFNNMMEEINRLFHEVFVLGMREKEAELSALQSQINPHFIYNTLESINMMAIQCKHAEVSDMVTALGKLLRYTIDKVDRRIQLWEEIQFVDSYVRIQQVRYGGKLQVLYEMEDEVKDCLIPKLILQPLVENAVYHGIDDREEGGTIWISALRFEDELLITVRDNGKGMSEMEIEKLNETIGKHPANQPLQLSGRDELGLSNIFQRIVLMYDKGGSLTVDGSPGQGFAVTITIPL; encoded by the coding sequence TTGTTCAGCAGATCAACACCAATCTTGATCGGATGCTGAAAGACCTGGAACGATTATCGCTTATGCCGTTGTATGATCAGATGGTGTTGTCCATTCTGGCGAAATACAACGGGCCGATGGGCTCGGGGACTTGGGCGCTATCCGACGATTATTTGAAAATGAAGCTGTATACATCTGGGCAAGCATATAACCGACCTGAAATTCGCGGCATTCATCTAATCAGCAACAGCGGCATTTTATTTTCGAATGTAGATGCGATGTCGGCCGATGCGGTATGGGATAGCAGGCGGGATTCATGGTTTTCAGAGCTGAATCAATCCGATGGGGAATGGACAATCATCCCGCCTCATGAACCGTCCTATTACAGCAGCCCAAGCTCGGAGTCCTACATATCAGTCGCAAGAGTGATTAGAGAGCCTAAAACGCTAGTGCGATTAGGTTACATGATTATTGACGTCAAGGTGGAGGCGTTCGGCCATATTTTATCGAACCTGAATTTTGAGCGGGAGGCAAGCCTTTTGATCGTCGATGAAAGGCAGCGATTCATATTCGAGCGAGTGGAGGAGGGTGGCGTTTCCGCCTATGGCGAGCTGTTAGAAGATGGTCAGCTGCAGGAAATGAGGAATAGGCAAAAGAAAAAGCTCGGCAGCCGCGAGTATTTATTCGTGCAGCATCATTCCTCCTATACAGGCTTGTCCGTAATCAGCTTGACGCCGATCGCCGTTATCCAGAAGGAGTCGCATGAAATGATGACTTTTACGCTATGGTTTGCAGCCGTTTGCGTCGGAATGGTTACAGGGCTGGCGGTGCTGCTCTCCTATCGTATAACAAAGCCGCTTATTGAGCTGAAGAAGGCGATGGCCCGAGCTGAGCAGGGGAATTTCAATAAACGGGTAACGATGCTAAGCAATGATGAGTTTGGTCTGCTTGGACGAGGCTTCAACAATATGATGGAGGAAATCAATCGTCTCTTTCATGAGGTATTTGTACTTGGCATGCGGGAGAAGGAAGCGGAGCTGTCTGCTCTTCAAAGCCAAATCAATCCGCATTTTATTTATAATACGCTGGAGTCAATTAATATGATGGCCATTCAGTGCAAGCATGCTGAGGTGTCTGATATGGTGACCGCCCTCGGCAAGCTGCTTCGATACACCATTGATAAGGTGGACAGACGGATTCAACTTTGGGAGGAAATCCAGTTTGTAGATTCCTATGTGCGCATTCAACAGGTCCGATATGGTGGCAAGCTGCAGGTACTGTACGAAATGGAAGATGAGGTGAAGGACTGCCTTATACCGAAGCTTATTTTGCAGCCGTTGGTTGAGAACGCAGTCTATCATGGCATAGATGATCGAGAAGAGGGGGGCACAATCTGGATTTCTGCCCTGCGTTTCGAGGATGAGCTGCTTATTACGGTTCGTGACAATGGCAAAGGAATGAGTGAAATGGAAATTGAAAAGCTAAATGAGACGATAGGCAAGCATCCGGCCAATCAGCCGCTGCAGCTCAGTGGTCGCGATGAGTTGGGGCTAAGCAACATATTCCAACGCATCGTGCTTATGTATGACAAGGGCGGCAGCCTTACAGTGGATGGGAGCCCGGGACAGGGCTTCGCGGTTACGATTACGATTCCACTCTAA
- a CDS encoding response regulator, with protein MYKVLLVEDETVIRQGLRELIHQSVHSFEVTGEAANGSEAIAYLKADMPDVMITDIRMREMDGLVMMGKVKQMYPELIVIILSGYGEFVYAQKAIEYGVFKYLLKPIERHELVAAMQKAQLLLDRKYGVSTSLPTAANLEQTGSGGDTRKIIRDIREYVKRHIDGDLRLQTVASQVSLNATYLSQLFKNETGVNYSEYVLEVRMERAKWLLVHTQLKIYDVARLSGHQSPKHFMLVFKQQTGQTAGEYRDQFTDANF; from the coding sequence ATGTATAAGGTTTTACTCGTAGAGGATGAAACGGTTATACGCCAGGGCTTGCGGGAACTGATCCATCAGTCGGTCCATTCGTTTGAGGTAACGGGAGAGGCTGCGAACGGCAGCGAGGCAATCGCTTATTTAAAGGCTGACATGCCTGATGTCATGATCACCGACATCAGGATGAGAGAGATGGACGGACTGGTGATGATGGGAAAGGTGAAGCAAATGTATCCGGAGCTGATCGTTATTATTTTGAGTGGCTACGGGGAGTTTGTCTATGCGCAAAAGGCGATAGAATATGGCGTGTTCAAATATTTGCTGAAGCCGATTGAGCGGCACGAGCTTGTAGCTGCAATGCAAAAGGCCCAACTGCTTCTGGATCGCAAGTATGGCGTTTCGACTTCGCTGCCCACAGCCGCAAATCTGGAACAGACGGGAAGTGGCGGTGATACTCGCAAAATTATCCGCGACATCAGGGAGTATGTAAAACGGCATATCGACGGGGATTTGCGCTTGCAAACCGTCGCATCCCAGGTGAGCCTGAATGCGACGTATTTGAGCCAGCTGTTCAAGAACGAGACGGGGGTCAATTATTCGGAATATGTATTGGAGGTGCGCATGGAAAGGGCGAAGTGGCTGCTGGTGCATACGCAGCTGAAAATCTATGATGTGGCACGGCTGTCCGGACATCAAAGCCCGAAGCATTTCATGCTTGTATTCAAGCAGCAGACAGGTCAGACAGCAGGCGAGTATCGCGATCAATTTACCGACGCCAACTTTTAG
- a CDS encoding sugar ABC transporter substrate-binding protein, whose translation MKKSSRALLSILPIAIAVGCSSTNSGNVVNNGTEQKEDIELTFLMWGNQGHMDVYSKLIAGFKQENPGIQVVMESVPFADYQQKISVLAAGRTLPDIAWVSERMIPQFKANGILADVSEFKNDADFKLGDYIPSTLDLFRDGEQLLGLPFSTPPVVMFYNKTLFDQAKLLDPNTLASEGKWTWEQFVQSAKAISSSDAKSRIYGANFFRDWKTWAILSSYSWSNGSGPFNADLTAFTWNDQYGLETFDMLSRMMFTDQSHPKAGEQVSFDAGNVGMFFDNYSYVSKAREITSFEWSIAPMPSGSQGSVPMLGQAGYTLFKDSKHPEEAKKLLKYFASQAGIEATATYFVPPRTSVLQSDAFLHQPNNPPAEHITQAVIDEMPKARMLPGHIRWQDIDNAVLQGFDRLFGRSGSTQENLAKMQTEVDAILK comes from the coding sequence ATGAAAAAATCGAGTCGGGCACTCCTATCCATTTTACCGATTGCAATAGCTGTCGGCTGCAGCAGTACGAACTCTGGCAACGTTGTAAACAATGGTACGGAGCAGAAGGAGGACATCGAATTAACGTTTTTAATGTGGGGCAATCAGGGGCATATGGATGTGTACAGCAAGCTCATTGCTGGCTTCAAACAGGAGAACCCGGGTATTCAGGTGGTGATGGAATCCGTGCCGTTCGCTGATTACCAGCAGAAAATTTCAGTGCTGGCAGCCGGCAGGACGCTGCCGGACATCGCATGGGTATCCGAGCGGATGATCCCCCAGTTCAAGGCAAATGGCATATTGGCGGATGTATCCGAATTTAAAAATGACGCGGACTTTAAGCTGGGCGATTACATTCCAAGCACCCTTGACCTATTCCGCGACGGCGAGCAGCTGCTCGGCTTGCCTTTCTCGACGCCGCCAGTTGTTATGTTTTATAACAAGACACTTTTTGATCAAGCGAAATTATTAGACCCAAACACGCTCGCATCAGAAGGCAAATGGACATGGGAACAATTCGTGCAATCCGCCAAGGCGATCTCAAGCAGCGATGCGAAAAGCCGCATCTACGGCGCGAACTTTTTCCGCGACTGGAAAACATGGGCGATTTTATCCTCCTATTCCTGGTCCAATGGCAGCGGACCGTTCAACGCAGATTTAACTGCTTTCACCTGGAATGACCAGTACGGCTTGGAAACGTTCGATATGCTGAGCCGCATGATGTTCACCGACCAGTCTCATCCGAAGGCTGGCGAGCAGGTCAGCTTTGATGCGGGCAACGTTGGGATGTTCTTCGACAACTACAGCTATGTATCGAAAGCAAGAGAGATTACGAGCTTCGAGTGGAGCATAGCGCCGATGCCGTCCGGCTCGCAGGGCAGTGTGCCGATGCTTGGACAGGCGGGCTACACGCTGTTCAAGGACAGCAAGCACCCTGAGGAAGCGAAGAAGCTTCTGAAATATTTCGCTAGCCAGGCCGGTATAGAGGCGACAGCGACTTATTTTGTCCCGCCTCGCACCTCAGTGCTTCAATCGGATGCGTTCCTGCATCAGCCGAACAACCCGCCAGCAGAGCATATTACTCAGGCGGTTATCGACGAAATGCCGAAGGCCCGCATGCTTCCGGGGCATATTCGCTGGCAGGACATCGACAACGCCGTTCTGCAGGGGTTCGACCGCCTGTTCGGCAGATCGGGCAGCACGCAGGAAAACTTGGCAAAAATGCAAACGGAAGTTGACGCTATTTTGAAATAA
- a CDS encoding sugar ABC transporter permease, which translates to MKDVGKNRRRGPLVREAQIAGWLFVSPMVLGFTLLLLFPMGQALFMSLMDWPLLGERHFIGLHNYRNIATDHLFWKVLGNTLYFTVGLVPFNIVLALLLALLLSKSFKGIGLYRTAIFVPVMTSLIVWSIVWKYMFATDSGLINQVLLLLDIRGPAWLYDEKLAMPSVIVTSVLKNVGLNMVLFIAAMQQVPRSLYEAAMLDGAGKGKSFFNVTLPMITPTIFLTVVMTIIGSLKVFGQIYVMTQGGPSSSTKVLVYYIWEKAFKLFQMGYASALAFVLFFVVLVLTLLQWQLRKRWVFNESDT; encoded by the coding sequence ATGAAGGATGTGGGCAAAAATCGAAGAAGAGGGCCGCTTGTCCGGGAGGCGCAAATTGCAGGCTGGCTGTTTGTTTCCCCAATGGTACTCGGTTTTACTTTGCTGCTGCTGTTTCCGATGGGGCAAGCACTCTTTATGAGTTTGATGGATTGGCCGCTGCTTGGTGAACGCCATTTTATCGGGCTTCATAATTATCGGAATATTGCGACAGATCATTTATTTTGGAAAGTGTTAGGGAATACTCTTTATTTTACAGTAGGCCTTGTTCCGTTTAATATTGTGCTGGCTCTGCTGCTGGCGCTGCTTTTATCCAAAAGCTTCAAGGGGATTGGGCTGTACCGAACAGCGATATTTGTACCCGTCATGACTTCTCTTATCGTATGGTCGATTGTCTGGAAATATATGTTCGCAACGGATTCGGGGCTTATCAATCAGGTTTTGCTGCTGCTCGATATTAGAGGGCCGGCGTGGTTGTACGACGAGAAGCTGGCCATGCCATCGGTTATTGTAACTAGCGTTTTGAAAAATGTAGGCTTGAACATGGTGCTTTTTATTGCTGCCATGCAGCAGGTTCCACGCTCCTTGTATGAAGCCGCAATGCTAGATGGTGCGGGCAAGGGCAAAAGCTTTTTTAATGTAACGCTGCCAATGATAACGCCTACTATATTTCTGACCGTCGTTATGACCATTATCGGTTCTCTGAAGGTATTTGGCCAAATTTATGTCATGACGCAAGGCGGGCCTAGCAGCAGTACGAAGGTGCTGGTGTATTATATTTGGGAAAAAGCATTCAAATTGTTTCAGATGGGATATGCATCAGCACTGGCGTTCGTGCTGTTCTTCGTGGTGCTTGTGTTAACTCTGCTACAATGGCAGCTCAGAAAAAGGTGGGTGTTCAATGAAAGCGACACCTAA
- a CDS encoding carbohydrate ABC transporter permease produces the protein MKATPNAGFSRPLALLGVYSILSFISLIMLVPFLWMLSTSFKEPQDIFTYPPKLIPPAFRLQNYVDVFQLIPFHRFYFNSVYIAFVVVLGTVFFASLAGYAFAKIPFKGRNIVFLILLSAMMIPHEVTAIPMFLFMRELNWIDTHVPLILLPIFGAGGVFGIFVMRQFFITVPTELEEAAMIDGCSRFRIYAQIMLPIAKPGLATLTIFTFVTVWNEFFDPLIFINSRHLMTLPLGLSLFTDEVGTSWHYLMSATVMATVPLLIVFFLAQRRFIEGVAMTGLKE, from the coding sequence ATGAAAGCGACACCTAATGCAGGCTTTAGCAGGCCGCTTGCGCTGCTGGGCGTTTATAGCATTTTAAGCTTCATTTCGCTTATTATGCTCGTGCCATTTTTATGGATGCTGTCTACCTCCTTCAAGGAGCCGCAGGACATCTTCACCTATCCGCCGAAGCTGATCCCGCCTGCGTTCCGGCTGCAAAACTATGTCGATGTCTTCCAGCTCATCCCGTTCCACCGCTTTTATTTCAACAGTGTATATATTGCGTTTGTAGTTGTGCTAGGCACCGTTTTTTTTGCCTCATTGGCCGGCTATGCGTTTGCAAAAATACCGTTCAAGGGCCGAAATATCGTGTTTTTGATTTTGCTCAGCGCGATGATGATTCCTCATGAGGTAACGGCGATTCCGATGTTTCTGTTCATGCGTGAGCTTAATTGGATTGATACGCATGTGCCGCTTATCCTGCTGCCGATCTTTGGGGCAGGTGGAGTGTTCGGAATTTTTGTGATGCGGCAGTTTTTCATTACGGTGCCGACGGAGCTGGAAGAGGCAGCGATGATAGACGGCTGTAGCCGATTTCGGATTTATGCACAAATTATGCTGCCAATTGCCAAGCCTGGACTGGCGACGTTGACGATTTTCACATTCGTAACGGTATGGAATGAGTTTTTTGACCCGCTTATTTTCATTAATTCGCGTCATTTGATGACCCTTCCGCTAGGCCTGTCGCTATTTACGGATGAGGTCGGCACATCCTGGCATTATTTAATGAGTGCGACCGTAATGGCAACGGTACCGCTGTTAATCGTATTTTTTCTGGCCCAGCGGCGTTTTATTGAAGGGGTGGCCATGACGGGCTTGAAGGAATAA
- a CDS encoding FAD-dependent oxidoreductase — translation MKNKIEADVVVVGGGPAGIAASIAAGRQGVRTVLIERYGFVGGMSTAAMVYPWMTFHTSSGEQVIKGIAQEIVDRLQARGGSPGHLRDTVGFVHTLTPYHPEIYQVIAADMLREAGVKLLLHSMVDEVGVREGVIEAVHVTHKSGRTEVCAKVFVDTSGDADVAYLSGAETLHGRTLDQQAQPMTMKFRMRGVSLDKVKQYMMAHPEDFYQKTPFSELPGLPLTGVSGFYSQWKKANLPINRDQILFFTGPAEDEVLINCTRVQGLDATSVEDLTFAEQEGRRQVLMMAEFLQRDVPGFERASISAVAPQIGIRESRRIVGHYSLTKEDVIEGRKHSDVIARSGYPIDIHDPTGKGVTAAFISGDGAYDIPLRCLLSHNVPNLLAAGRCISTSHEALATTRLTPSCMATGQAAGTAAALAVLTGVEPAHVPIAKLQDELRKAHAAI, via the coding sequence ATGAAGAACAAAATAGAGGCAGATGTTGTCGTTGTTGGCGGGGGGCCGGCAGGAATAGCCGCGTCCATTGCTGCAGGCCGGCAAGGTGTGAGAACCGTGCTGATTGAACGATATGGCTTTGTTGGCGGCATGTCTACGGCAGCAATGGTCTATCCATGGATGACATTCCATACGAGCAGCGGCGAGCAGGTCATTAAAGGCATCGCACAGGAAATTGTAGATCGGCTGCAGGCTCGCGGAGGCTCGCCTGGCCATCTCAGGGATACGGTCGGTTTCGTTCATACGCTGACGCCTTATCATCCGGAAATTTATCAGGTCATTGCGGCAGATATGCTGCGCGAGGCTGGCGTCAAATTGCTGCTTCATAGTATGGTGGACGAGGTTGGGGTGAGGGAAGGCGTTATTGAGGCCGTACATGTAACCCATAAGTCTGGCAGAACGGAAGTGTGTGCCAAAGTATTTGTGGATACAAGCGGTGATGCGGACGTGGCTTACCTATCCGGGGCAGAAACGCTTCATGGGCGTACCCTGGATCAACAGGCACAACCGATGACGATGAAGTTCAGGATGCGCGGTGTTAGTTTGGATAAAGTAAAGCAATATATGATGGCCCACCCGGAGGATTTTTATCAAAAAACCCCTTTTTCAGAGCTGCCGGGTCTGCCGCTGACTGGTGTGAGCGGATTCTATTCGCAATGGAAGAAGGCCAATTTGCCCATTAACCGTGATCAGATTCTGTTTTTTACGGGGCCAGCCGAGGATGAGGTGCTGATTAACTGTACACGGGTGCAGGGGCTGGATGCGACTAGTGTTGAGGATTTGACATTTGCTGAACAGGAGGGGCGACGGCAGGTGTTGATGATGGCGGAGTTTCTGCAGCGCGATGTACCCGGTTTTGAGCGGGCTTCCATCTCAGCGGTTGCTCCGCAAATCGGCATAAGGGAATCGCGGCGAATTGTTGGCCATTATTCACTCACGAAGGAAGATGTGATAGAGGGGAGAAAGCACAGCGATGTTATAGCACGCAGTGGCTACCCCATTGATATCCACGATCCAACCGGAAAAGGGGTAACCGCTGCTTTTATTTCCGGTGATGGCGCTTATGACATTCCGCTTCGCTGTCTGCTCTCCCATAATGTGCCCAATTTGCTCGCGGCGGGAAGGTGCATCTCGACTTCACACGAGGCGCTCGCAACAACTCGCCTGACCCCGAGCTGTATGGCAACCGGACAGGCAGCTGGAACAGCGGCAGCTTTAGCGGTATTGACTGGGGTTGAGCCAGCTCATGTACCTATTGCCAAATTGCAGGATGAGCTGCGGAAAGCACATGCGGCAATATAA
- a CDS encoding NAD(P)H-dependent oxidoreductase, producing MKTLVIVTHPSIEASVINKRWIEELAKYPEKYTIHELHKAYPDGNIDVAKEQQLVEAHGNLVFQFPIYWFNCPPLLKKWLDEVLAYGWAFGSKGGDNLKNRKVALAVSAGATEENYREEGKYRYTLAQVLAPFEISFLYCSADYRSYFAFYGIEAEPGENEPGAAVETSASKLETNALAYVNFIDSL from the coding sequence TTGAAAACACTCGTTATTGTCACGCATCCCAGCATAGAAGCATCGGTCATCAATAAGCGATGGATAGAAGAGCTTGCTAAATATCCGGAAAAATATACGATACATGAATTGCATAAGGCTTACCCTGATGGAAACATCGACGTGGCGAAAGAACAACAGTTGGTTGAAGCACATGGCAATCTGGTGTTTCAGTTCCCTATTTATTGGTTTAATTGTCCGCCTCTGCTTAAAAAATGGTTGGATGAAGTTTTAGCCTATGGATGGGCCTTCGGTTCTAAAGGTGGGGACAATTTAAAAAATCGCAAAGTGGCATTAGCGGTATCCGCTGGAGCAACAGAAGAGAATTATCGGGAAGAGGGGAAATATCGCTACACACTTGCACAAGTATTGGCTCCTTTTGAAATTTCCTTCCTGTATTGCAGTGCTGATTATCGCTCCTATTTTGCTTTTTATGGTATAGAAGCGGAGCCGGGTGAAAATGAACCTGGTGCAGCCGTGGAAACGTCTGCAAGCAAACTAGAAACAAACGCATTGGCTTATGTGAATTTTATTGACAGCCTGTAA
- a CDS encoding AraC family transcriptional regulator: MKLQEQLPLWNHAAIRVLDVRRSMLRLDDRVQGFRLPASAFLVAVAGEARVLIDGTEHIVDRCYVCHAGKGATIDINQVAEPFDYYMIFYKAVLAVPSRKELLNVYRDNNPFQMQYGFAPNYPLGVLAKIEQMHTYWLLDAQLEKFHVRAIFHQLVYDLLLQLHAHEGAPMAQPNYVSQTIRFMEERYAEPISLQDIASTLHCSERQLQRLFKAKLSIGPLEYLIRIRMDHAQAMLLNTNLPLKAIAESVGYGDSYYFSRAFKKFCGVSPLYFRQNRRISSSYVSGYSIGSRPNLSYNNERDNHYQHISGGVLGMNRSKGSILAVSLMLSLILLLSACATAPGNSSGNNTGGASPTSAVSTNTNAAQTAQQAYPVVIKHAKGEITLEQHPTKIAVLDTKFVDQLVTLSEQPAGSVKAAADKTDFPEYLSEKLTDVKLLGTRDEPNLEAIAAMEPDLIICTEFQEKVYDSLSKIAPTIMLDFDENWRDTLTTFGKITGKSEEASAVLEAYNEKTVKLKEELKAKLGDQNVALIRPRDEVIRIHTPSHRTGDILYNDLGLSAPQQVLDEKDTAYQISFEAFPEVGADHYFLVHDDMFKEVVEEFQQTETWKSVEAVKNNQVYEVDSNIWIAYYGPIAINMIVDRTAEIFLGTR; the protein is encoded by the coding sequence ATGAAGTTGCAGGAACAATTGCCCTTATGGAATCATGCGGCTATACGGGTGCTTGATGTTCGTCGGTCTATGCTGCGATTGGATGACCGTGTGCAAGGCTTCCGTTTGCCGGCGAGCGCCTTCTTGGTAGCTGTTGCTGGAGAGGCAAGAGTCCTCATTGACGGTACCGAGCATATCGTCGATCGCTGTTATGTGTGCCACGCTGGGAAAGGCGCAACGATCGACATTAACCAGGTCGCTGAGCCATTCGATTATTATATGATTTTTTATAAAGCCGTTCTCGCTGTGCCCAGCCGCAAAGAGCTGCTCAATGTGTATAGGGACAATAATCCTTTCCAAATGCAATATGGCTTTGCTCCTAACTATCCCCTCGGTGTCCTTGCGAAAATAGAGCAAATGCACACCTATTGGCTGCTGGATGCCCAATTGGAGAAATTCCATGTGCGAGCTATTTTTCACCAATTGGTGTACGACCTCCTGCTGCAGCTCCATGCGCATGAGGGAGCGCCGATGGCCCAGCCAAACTACGTTAGCCAGACGATTCGGTTTATGGAGGAGCGTTATGCGGAGCCCATCAGCCTTCAGGATATAGCAAGTACCCTTCATTGCAGCGAAAGGCAGCTGCAGCGCTTATTTAAGGCGAAGCTGAGTATTGGGCCGCTTGAATATTTAATCCGAATCCGTATGGACCATGCGCAAGCGATGTTATTGAATACGAATTTACCGCTAAAGGCGATCGCCGAATCGGTAGGTTACGGAGACAGTTATTATTTTAGCCGGGCTTTTAAGAAGTTTTGCGGTGTTTCCCCGCTTTATTTTAGGCAAAACCGTCGCATAAGTTCATCCTATGTGTCGGGATATTCCATTGGCTCCCGTCCTAATCTCTCCTATAATAATGAGCGTGATAATCATTATCAACATATTAGCGGGGGAGTTTTAGGAATGAATAGGAGCAAGGGGTCTATTTTAGCGGTCAGTTTGATGTTGAGCTTAATCTTGTTGCTGAGTGCATGTGCAACTGCGCCAGGCAATAGTTCAGGGAACAATACAGGGGGAGCAAGCCCAACGAGTGCCGTTTCAACCAATACAAACGCTGCGCAAACGGCACAACAAGCATATCCGGTCGTTATTAAACATGCAAAGGGTGAAATAACGCTGGAGCAGCATCCTACGAAAATTGCGGTGCTTGATACTAAATTTGTGGACCAACTGGTGACGTTAAGCGAGCAGCCGGCGGGCAGTGTGAAAGCTGCGGCAGATAAAACCGATTTCCCTGAGTATTTATCCGAGAAGCTGACGGATGTTAAATTGCTTGGTACGAGGGATGAGCCGAATTTGGAAGCTATTGCTGCCATGGAGCCGGATTTAATCATTTGTACAGAGTTTCAAGAAAAAGTATATGATAGCTTGTCTAAAATAGCACCTACCATCATGCTCGATTTTGATGAAAATTGGCGCGATACCTTAACGACCTTCGGTAAAATTACAGGAAAATCGGAAGAAGCGAGTGCTGTTCTGGAAGCTTATAACGAGAAAACAGTCAAGCTGAAGGAAGAGCTTAAGGCCAAGCTTGGAGACCAGAACGTTGCGCTCATTCGTCCACGTGATGAAGTCATACGGATTCATACGCCGAGCCATCGCACAGGGGACATTTTATATAACGATCTAGGTTTGTCTGCTCCACAGCAGGTGCTCGATGAGAAGGATACGGCTTATCAAATTTCGTTTGAAGCTTTTCCAGAAGTAGGGGCAGACCATTATTTCCTCGTACATGATGACATGTTCAAGGAGGTCGTTGAGGAGTTCCAGCAGACTGAAACTTGGAAAAGTGTTGAAGCGGTGAAAAATAATCAAGTATATGAAGTAGATTCGAACATTTGGATTGCTTATTATGGGCCGATCGCGATTAATATGATTGTGGATAGAACTGCAGAAATTTTCCTTGGAACGCGATAA
- a CDS encoding IucA/IucC family C-terminal-domain containing protein: MERDNMPVNLSPAQWKELEASFKFAPEKEEPPAALSIAAQDLLDLEKCKSYLDRLASEIGAPTRRVAASMLAKRYAFLYVAPVLYAMTVYNKSLLLTLNNCRLASPDESESKVSGSKFPNLSIDGLEISEPEAGKRLEWREQMLRQLFAEHLSPLFRSLSAAGKVPLAILWENAFVRVAPLYEEGLEEAEGEPSVIQRLHDDFKFLTETAPAALFGERRNPLAKFAKSAKAGRAGEMLASIRQTCCFYYEMSSEYCRACPKKLNCC, from the coding sequence TTGGAACGCGATAATATGCCGGTTAATCTTTCACCTGCACAGTGGAAAGAGCTTGAAGCCAGCTTCAAGTTTGCGCCTGAGAAAGAGGAACCGCCTGCTGCTCTTTCCATTGCAGCCCAAGACTTGCTAGACCTAGAGAAATGTAAGTCCTATCTGGATCGACTAGCAAGTGAAATAGGCGCGCCAACGAGAAGAGTAGCAGCATCCATGCTTGCGAAGCGCTATGCTTTTCTATACGTTGCACCTGTTTTGTATGCGATGACGGTATATAACAAGAGCTTGCTGTTAACGTTAAATAACTGCCGACTGGCTTCGCCTGATGAAAGTGAAAGTAAGGTAAGCGGCTCCAAGTTTCCTAATTTGAGCATTGATGGACTGGAGATTTCTGAGCCAGAGGCGGGAAAGCGGCTCGAATGGCGGGAGCAGATGCTGCGTCAGCTATTTGCGGAGCATCTTTCACCTTTATTTCGTTCTTTATCTGCAGCTGGCAAAGTTCCGCTGGCGATTTTGTGGGAAAATGCATTTGTCCGTGTGGCTCCGCTATATGAGGAGGGTTTGGAGGAAGCAGAGGGCGAACCATCTGTTATACAGCGTCTTCATGACGACTTTAAGTTTTTGACAGAAACTGCACCAGCGGCCCTATTTGGAGAACGCCGCAACCCGCTTGCGAAGTTTGCAAAATCGGCCAAGGCAGGCAGGGCCGGAGAAATGTTGGCCTCTATTCGTCAAACCTGCTGCTTTTATTACGAAATGTCCTCAGAATACTGCAGAGCTTGCCCGAAGAAGCTCAATTGTTGTTGA